The following proteins are co-located in the Vigna angularis cultivar LongXiaoDou No.4 chromosome 2, ASM1680809v1, whole genome shotgun sequence genome:
- the LOC108328264 gene encoding protein DOS2, which produces MNFFASVFSDSDNAHQNESQEEANSDSSSPESRSDSTGAGAWEIGDLWKRLSAKSELIIETYRRDLQEFGTGLKKEIEVAQGSLETVGHVIDQFGNTVAKGTAHFISHGKDAIPVDSGSDSNVNTKNKTEKKSFNSRRYSRFEAQVRTIQGDVSTYTEVPEDLDGYEKWKSGFSLEGKSEEMEELLRENEGMESAYKRIVPNVVDRDAFWFRYYYRVYRFNKAEDMRARLVRRMSREEEELSWDVEDDEEEEVDENNKRKEGNSNGTGRSNVEQMYKSYEEGSKEGKRGDLLHSRGTGDKKDESVEESKVDSSGKEMGDGRKKKEDAVDDTGNMNDSGVDSDKKVVMEQKIDNGKDSSVANTHPGNENEEKKEEELEWDEIEDLSGIDEEKAIQTGNPTKVDLRKRLSSAQQQQEDLSWDIEDDDNDKPANAKV; this is translated from the coding sequence ATGAATTTCTTCGCATCCGTTTTCTCCGATTCCGACAATGCGCACCAAAACGAATCGCAAGAGGAAGCGAATAGCGATTCCTCGTCGCCGGAGAGCCGTTCCGATTCCACCGGCGCCGGTGCATGGGAAATCGGAGATCTTTGGAAAAGGCTGAGCGCGAAATCGGAATTGATCATTGAGACCTACCGTCGCGACTTGCAGGAATTCGGTACCGGCTTGAAGAAGGAGATTGAGGTGGCTCAGGGTTCTCTCGAGACGGTGGGCCACGTCATCGACCAGTTCGGGAACACCGTCGCGAAAGGTACCGCTCACTTTATATCTCACGGCAAGGACGCCATCCCCGTCGATTCCGGGTCCGATAGTAATGTTAATACCAAAAACAAGACGGAAAAAAAGAGCTTCAATTCGAGGCGCTACAGTAGGTTTGAGGCTCAGGTTCGGACCATTCAGGGTGACGTTAGTACTTACACCGAAGTGCCTGAGGATTTAGATGGGTATGAGAAGTGGAAATCGGGGTTTTCCTTGGAAGGGAAGAGCGAGGAAATGGAAGAGTTGCTGAGAGAGAATGAGGGTATGGAGAGTGCTTACAAGAGGATTGTGCCTAATGTTGTTGACCGTGATGCGTTTTGGTTTAGGTATTATTATAGAGTTTATAGGTTTAACAAAGCTGAGGATATGAGGGCCAGGCTCGTGAGGAGAATGTCGAGGGAGGAGGAGGAGTTGAGCTGGGAtgttgaagatgatgaggaggaggaggtggaCGAAAATAATAAGCGGAAAGAAGGAAATTCTAATGGAACAGGAAGATCGAACGTGGAGCAGATGTATAAGTCTTATGAGGAGGGGTCTAAGGAAGGAAAGAGAGGTGATTTATTGCATAGCAGGGGAACGGGTGATAAGAAGGATGAGTCTGTTGAAGAATCAAAGGTTGACAGTAGTGGAAAGGAAATGGGTGAtgggagaaagaaaaaagaggacGCAGTGGATGACACTGGTAACATGAATGATTCTGGTGTAGATTCTGATAAGAAAGTGGTCATGGAACAGAAAATTGATAATGGAAAAGATTCATCGGTGGCAAATACGCACCCTGGGAATGAGAATgaggagaagaaggaggaggaactTGAGTGGGATGAGATTGAGGATCTTAGTGGAATTGATGAAGAGAAGGCAATTCAAACAGGGAACCCAACCAAAGTTGATTTGCGGAAGCGCCTCAGTTCtgcacaacaacaacaagaagacTTGAGTTGGGatattgaagatgatgataatgataagCCTGCTAATGCTAAGGTTTGA